The Fibrobacter sp. UWEL genome includes the window TGCATTTACTCCGGGAACGCCTGCAATGGAAATTCCATCAGGAATGGTATCCTTACCCAGTTCAGGAAGTTTCTGGTTATTATAGAGTTCAATGCCGTCCATACCAAAAGTAAAGGTATCCACATTGGGGCCACCATCAGAAGATGCAGAAACCAATTTTAGAGTATTCTTACCGGCCTTAAGAGCAACATTTACAGTCACATCCTTGTAAGTGGTCCAGCCGGTAGCAGCGAATTCCACCGTACCTGCAGACTTGTCATTTATGTACAGAGTCATGTTGCGGTTTGCAGTTCCGCCGTTGGCGAAGCGAATCGTCAGAGTAGTCTTCACATCCTGGGGAGAGAAGATTTCCCACACACCGTAGCTACCCATGCTATTGTCAAAATTGTAGAAACCATCCTGTTCATAGCCAGCATTGTTCGTTTCGCAGGCAAAGCCTTTACCTTCAACAGGCTTGCAGATTTCCATAGAAGACTTACCATCCTTAATGACGGGATAATCTTCAGTAGGATCCGGAACGGAAACAATAGGATCCCCCACAATCTGGATTTCGGGAGCGGCCAATTTCTTCACAGCATCCGGCAGGTAGTAACCGAGGTGCGGCGGCTGGTTGTAAGCAGTGTTCTGCCATGCGATTGCAGTACGGTAAACAGCATCATGCATCAAGGTATAGACGCGATAGGGAGAAGTTACCGGAGTAGACACAATGTAAAGTACGGTCGGATCGTTTGCATTACGAACCACCAGTTCTTCGCGCCAGTCGCCGAAGAGATCTGCAACAAGGCTCGGAGTATTCTTGGTGCCGTTACAACCGGTTGCGCCAAGTGCGGTAGGACCATCGAAATAAACCTCAGACTTACCCGCAGAAGAATTGAACTTGGTCACATAGGCGCCATCCAAAAGTTCATCCTGAAGGTCCCCGTCAAAGTATATACGGAAGTTGGTGGAAACCGCCGGAGAGCCCATGGACTTGCCCTTGATATCGTGCATGCCGCCACTCTTGCTGGACCAAACTTCAAAACCACGATGCGTAGAATCAATGTCAGCAGCCATACCACGGCCATTGTCTACACCAGGATTGGGCTGCGGCGTACCCCAAATAATTTTTCCATCGGGGCCACGAACTTCATCGGTATACTTGGCATCGGTATGCTCATGCACATCGAAAAATTCCAGGCCCGGAAGATCCGGATCCAAGTCAGACAAATGACCTGCATCCCCATGGCCCAACTGAGTAGAATAACGAAGAGTACCGTCATGGTTTAACGCAGCACCGCCAAACACGATTTCATCATAGCCATCGCCATCAATATCACCAGTTACAATGTTATGGTTGCCCTGAGCATAAAGACCTGCACCCGGATCTTCGGACTTATGGTACCAACGCTGCTTCAGAGTCTTGCCATCAAAATCATAGGCAACAACGTAAGAGGAGGAATAGTAGCCACGAATAAAGATTGCACTTGGATGGATACCATCCAAGTAGGCAGTTGCAGCAATATAGCGTTCGCAGCGGTTACCATAGTTATCGCCCCAATAGCCCTTCTTATCAACACCCTTTACATGCTGATTGATATTACGGCTGGGAACAAAGTCAATGGAAGTAATCGCAGCACCATCAGCACCACGGAAAACGGTCAGGTATTCGGGACCGTCAAGAACTGTTCCACCAGAATTGCGGTAATCCTTGGACTTGTCACCAATAGCCTTGCCCGTACCATCAATAGTACCGTCGGCGGTCTTCACGATCATTTCGGCCTTGCCGTCACCATCGTAGTCATAAACCTGGAACTGGGTATAGTGAGCACCGGCACGGATATTCTTGCCCAAGTCAATGCGCCACATACGGGTGCCATCCAGCTTGTAGGCGTCAATAAATACGGTACCCGTATAACCTGACTGGGAGTTGTCGTGAGCGTTGGACGGATCCCACTTCAGGATCAGTTCCAGTTCGCCATCCCCATCGAGATCGGCGGCGCTCATATCGTTAGGCGTATAAGTGCAGGTAGAGCCGTCCGGCATGGTCTGCTTCGCAGGAACTTCAAGCTTGATAGTCTTGTACGGGAAGGAATTTCCGGTATTTGCAACAGTCTTGTCCAATACAACGGAAAGTCCGGCCTTTGCGCCTTCCTTGCCACCAATTACAGCGGAAACCTGATATTTGGAAGAGGCCTTGCCATCCTTATCCAAATAGTTGGTACCCTCGGTTCCCTTGATAGAGGCAATTTTATCGCCATCGCGGTAAAGGTTGAATTCCGTAGCCGGGTCGTCGGTACCCAGCAAACGCCAGCTCACCAGCATTCCCTTCCCTACGTTAGAGGCAACTAGACCTCGAGTCAGATTTTCCATCTGCTTCGGAGCAGCAAAAGCCAAGCCATTCATGCTCAAAAGAGCAGACCCAATCAGTAATGCCTTAGAAATTTTACGCATACACATCCCACACGTTATAACTGTTGACAATTAAAAGTCTAAACTGTAGACAAATATATACTAAAAAAGTCTACATTTCACATTGTAAGGGTAAAATATTTTTGATAGATAATCCACAGCACCGCTATAAGCCTATTTTTCTCACATTTATTTTACCGATACGTGACAAAAAGTTTACATTTTAATAAAAAGAGCCTAAATCGAAGCGGTTTTCAATCATTCTGGATTTTTATGATACCCGAACTCGTATCGTCAGTATTTGCCGTATTTCTTCTAGTCCTTCTTATAAGGGTCCTTTACCGCGTATGGCCCAATCGAAAGGATTCCCCCTCCCAAGGGATATACGCAAACTTTGTACTTGCGGCACTCATTCTGGAAGCAGAAACAATTCCCGACTTATTACTTCTATGCGGGATTTTCCAATTAAATAAGATTGCCGCCTCCATTTTCTATACGACAGAATTTACTCTTATCGCCTTGGTCGCATACCAGTGGTTCAAATATTTCGTCACCATCCAAAACGAAAAAAAAGTTTTCACCCGAAAATGGAACATCCTTTTTGCGATTCCGACAATTATCGTCTTCATCGCAGCAGCTTCCTCCTACTGGACTAACGCCCTGTTTATAACAGAGTTCACCGATGGCCAATACTATTACCTGAACGGAACCCTACCTTGGATCCAGTACATCCCCTACATTTACATACTTGCAGGAATGGGGCTCATCTTTAAGCAAGCGGTAAAGGACAACCGGGAAAAAACAAGAAAAAATTTATGGTTCATATTCACATTTACATTTCCTTGCGCTATTGCAGTGGCCTTCCAGGCTTTAGCGGGAATTGACTACGGTTTTACACAAGCGGGAATTTGTCTTGCAGTGTACCTGTCCTACGTGGAATTATACATCGAAGAGATCAAGGAAGCGAAACGTCTAAAAGATATAGACGAAATCAACGCCAAACTGAAAGACGCGAATCAGGCCAAGACAAGATTCCTCTTTAACATGAGCCACGACATTCGCACTCCCATGAATGCCATTATCGGCTACACAAGCCTTATAAGCAAAAATATGAGTCATCCGGAAAAATGCCTGGACTACATTTCCAAAATTGACAAGTCCAGCCAGTACTTGCTCTCCCTCATCAACAATGTTCTGGAAATGGCAAGCATCGAAAGCGGGGCCATCGTGAATGACACTCGCATTTGCAACATCTACGCCATCAAGCAATCTCTGGAATCCATTTTTGGCGAACAGATGAAACAGAAAGGACTAGAATTCAACGTCAATGTGGACATCCAACATACAAACATCATTATCGACGAAGTCAAAGTCCGAAGCATTTTGCTGAACCTTATTTCCAACGCCTATAGGTACACCTTACCTGGAGGCACGATCGTCGTCACAGTTCGAGAATTCCACTCCGAAAAACCCGATTGCGGAATGTACCAGGTGATTATCTCCGACACAGGCGTTGGTATTTCCAAGGAATTCCGATCACATCTGTTTGACGAGTTCTCCAGAGAGAAAAATTCTTCTGGTAACAAGATCGCAGGAGCAGGTCTCGGCATGTCCATCGTCAAGAATTATGTGGAACAGCTGGGCGCAACTATATCCGTAGACAGCGAAGTCGGGGAAGGCACGACCTTTACCATCACCCATCCCGCAATTCCTCTCGCACAAAGCGATGAACAGGCAGCCCCAGTCGAAACATCCAACGTCATCCCCCGCTTCGAAGGCAAGAAAGTTCTGCTAGTAGAAGACAACGATCTAAACGCAGAGATTGCCTATGAAATTCTAAAGGGCATGGGCATCCAGGTGGACCGAGCCGAAGATGGCATCCAGTGCATCCACAAGATGAGCCAGTCCGAAGAAGGCTATTACGACTTGATCCTCATGGATATCCAGATGCCCAACCTGAATGGGTACGAAGCCACAAGAGCCATCAGAACCACCATGACAGGAAAGAAAGCCGACATTCCAATTCTTGCTATGACAGCGAATGCCTTCAAGGAAGACAGACTGGAATCTCTAAAGGCTGGCATGAATGGGCACTTGGCAAAGCCCATTAACGTAATTGAACTGACTCAGGAACTCTCAAGGATTCTTGGATAACGGTTAGCCTATGAAAAAGATTGTATTTGTATTTGCGTTATTTTTTCTAGCGATCGTCGCATTTGCACCCGCTCAAGAGAGCACGGGTAAGACCGTCAAGGTGGGTTGGTTCCAGAGCAACACTTTCCAGGAAGGTATGGATGACGAATCCCCCAAGGGAGGATTCTCCTACGAATACCTAATGAAAGTTGCCGATTACAATGGTTGGCAATACAAGTATGTTTACGGTGAATGGCCAGACTTATTTGAAAAACTACGCAAAGGGGAAATTGACGTTCTAGCCGGAGTATCCTCCACAGAAGAACGAAAGAAAACAATATCCTTTCCCAGCTATACCATGGGAAACGACCTTTACTATCTCTACCAGCACTCTGATACCCATGTGATGGATATTTTCGACTTGAACACCCTTCAGGGAAAGAAAATTGGATGCGTCAAGGAAAATCGAATGACCACTTTTTTACTGGAGTGGGCAAAGGAAAATGGTGTTCAATTCGAGATCGTCTATTATGATGGATTTACAAAACGAGACGAAGAATTCAAGAAA containing:
- a CDS encoding carbohydrate-binding protein; the protein is MRKISKALLIGSALLSMNGLAFAAPKQMENLTRGLVASNVGKGMLVSWRLLGTDDPATEFNLYRDGDKIASIKGTEGTNYLDKDGKASSKYQVSAVIGGKEGAKAGLSVVLDKTVANTGNSFPYKTIKLEVPAKQTMPDGSTCTYTPNDMSAADLDGDGELELILKWDPSNAHDNSQSGYTGTVFIDAYKLDGTRMWRIDLGKNIRAGAHYTQFQVYDYDGDGKAEMIVKTADGTIDGTGKAIGDKSKDYRNSGGTVLDGPEYLTVFRGADGAAITSIDFVPSRNINQHVKGVDKKGYWGDNYGNRCERYIAATAYLDGIHPSAIFIRGYYSSSYVVAYDFDGKTLKQRWYHKSEDPGAGLYAQGNHNIVTGDIDGDGYDEIVFGGAALNHDGTLRYSTQLGHGDAGHLSDLDPDLPGLEFFDVHEHTDAKYTDEVRGPDGKIIWGTPQPNPGVDNGRGMAADIDSTHRGFEVWSSKSGGMHDIKGKSMGSPAVSTNFRIYFDGDLQDELLDGAYVTKFNSSAGKSEVYFDGPTALGATGCNGTKNTPSLVADLFGDWREELVVRNANDPTVLYIVSTPVTSPYRVYTLMHDAVYRTAIAWQNTAYNQPPHLGYYLPDAVKKLAAPEIQIVGDPIVSVPDPTEDYPVIKDGKSSMEICKPVEGKGFACETNNAGYEQDGFYNFDNSMGSYGVWEIFSPQDVKTTLTIRFANGGTANRNMTLYINDKSAGTVEFAATGWTTYKDVTVNVALKAGKNTLKLVSASSDGGPNVDTFTFGMDGIELYNNQKLPELGKDTIPDGISIAGVPGVNAYNPNTGVLRSNRSGSAQVVVYDMRGHVVGSVYTHVNEGLNMVVIDREMLPQGKYFVKVDVDGVMVSKGTFLNK
- a CDS encoding ATP-binding protein, with amino-acid sequence MIPELVSSVFAVFLLVLLIRVLYRVWPNRKDSPSQGIYANFVLAALILEAETIPDLLLLCGIFQLNKIAASIFYTTEFTLIALVAYQWFKYFVTIQNEKKVFTRKWNILFAIPTIIVFIAAASSYWTNALFITEFTDGQYYYLNGTLPWIQYIPYIYILAGMGLIFKQAVKDNREKTRKNLWFIFTFTFPCAIAVAFQALAGIDYGFTQAGICLAVYLSYVELYIEEIKEAKRLKDIDEINAKLKDANQAKTRFLFNMSHDIRTPMNAIIGYTSLISKNMSHPEKCLDYISKIDKSSQYLLSLINNVLEMASIESGAIVNDTRICNIYAIKQSLESIFGEQMKQKGLEFNVNVDIQHTNIIIDEVKVRSILLNLISNAYRYTLPGGTIVVTVREFHSEKPDCGMYQVIISDTGVGISKEFRSHLFDEFSREKNSSGNKIAGAGLGMSIVKNYVEQLGATISVDSEVGEGTTFTITHPAIPLAQSDEQAAPVETSNVIPRFEGKKVLLVEDNDLNAEIAYEILKGMGIQVDRAEDGIQCIHKMSQSEEGYYDLILMDIQMPNLNGYEATRAIRTTMTGKKADIPILAMTANAFKEDRLESLKAGMNGHLAKPINVIELTQELSRILG